In the genome of Scatophagus argus isolate fScaArg1 chromosome 20, fScaArg1.pri, whole genome shotgun sequence, the window AGTAATCAGTAAACGGTGGGAGAGTCGTTAGTGGAGGCGGCTGCGTTTCCATCACGGTTCACCACAGGAACCAGTGAACCTCGCACGACTCCGCTGACTTCAGTCGGCTGGAGGTCACCAGGCGCTGATAAACATCTCCCAGCACTCACACCTCACCTCATCGAACCAGAGCCTTGTGGGAAGGAGGATCGGCTTCCTCCAGGCAAATCTCCATCTTTAATTAACTCCCCGATTCAAACCGAACGCAGTGGAAAAAAGTCATCATAAGTCACTTCAGTCACTTACAGAAAACCACAGTGAAGGTGACGTCATTGTCAGAGTGCTGAAAAGTCAGACGATGTGTTTCAGCAGAACACCACAGTAAAGTATAAATAGTTTAAAGCTCCTCCATACTGAAGTatacaacacaaagacacaaactaTAAAAGAGTCAGTCAGAAAATATTCTCAAAACAGGACATGAAAATGTAGCTCGTGTGTTGACAAACTGTGATTTCAGCACAGCTAAAGTGTTAGCAACAATAACTGAAGCTAATTCAAACATGGAGgaaacagtcagtctgtctgtgtggactgtgtctgtcagtctgtctgtgtgggctgtcagtctgtctgtgtggactgtgtcagtctgtctgtgtggactgtcagtctgtctgtgtggactgtgtctgtcagtctgtctgtgtggactgtcagtctgtctgtgtgggctgtcagtctgtctgtgtggactgtgtcagtctgtctgtgtggactgtgtctgtcagtctgtctgtgtgggctgtcagtctgtctgtgtgaactgtcagtctgtctgtgtggactgtgtcagtctgtctgtgtggactgtcagtctgtctgtgtggactgtgtctgtcagtctgtctgtgtgggctgtcagtctgtctgtgtggactgtgtctgtcagtctgtctgtgtggactgtgtctgtcagtctgtctgtgtgggttttgtgtctgtcagtctgtctgtgtggactgtgtctgtcagtctgtctgtgtggactgtcagtctgtctgtgtggactgtcagtctgtgtggaCTGTGTCTTTAATCCCTgtggaaaacactgactttgATAAAACTTTATTGGACCTTTTGTATCACACTGTGTACTCGTGTTCAGTTCTGACGTCCCGCTAAAACTCCAGGTCCCAGCCAGACTCTTCATCAGGAGGAGGGTCTTCCGCGTCCTCGGCGAAATAGTCAAAGTTGCTGTTGTCCAACGGCCCGTCCACCTGGCAGAAGGACAGAGGACGTTAATGCTCTCACCTGCGTACTCTTACTGCACAGAGACGCGGAAGAATACGCACTGCGGGGGTGTATGGAGAGTCTATGGTCCCCTGACGGAGGCCGTCCCAGTTGAAGCCCTCAAACCACCTGAAGGACAAGGAcatgttgccatgacaacagccTAATCTCCTGCAGAGAGCACTCAGAATGATGAATCATGAGAAGCATCTTTACTGTCTCACTTGTGTTTCTGGATATCCTTCACTCCATTTTTCTGATTCCCCAGCCTCTCTGAAGGATTGtccctgagacacacacagacacacacacacacacacggtgaacACATCTGTCACATCTGTCAGCGGTCTCTTTACCCGTGCTGTTAAGGCGGAATGACAACCTGCAGAGCCGTTTGACGAGGTTGGCAGCACTCTTGGTGATCTTCTTGGGAAACTCGATCATGTCGATGCCTCTCAGGATGATGTTATAGGTCTTCATGGGATCAGAGCCTGAAAATGGAGGACTGGAGACAGAGAGTGGACGCCAAAGGTGGTTTCATTATTTCAGCACAGATCCCACACTAGCACTGATGTGAACACACTCCTCCACATCTGGTGAAATGTACTCACCTGCCGCTGAGCAGCTCGAAGACCAGTATTCCCAGAGACCAGCAGTCAGCTGAACTGTCGTGGCCTTTGTTCAGGATGATCTCAGGGGCGACGTACTCAGGAGTCCCACAAAAGGTCCACGTCTTCTTACCCAGACCAACCTTCTTAGCAAAGCCAAAGTCCACCTGGACAACACGATCACATCgtgaacattttctgtgtgaaatagCTGACTCACGTTGTTGTGTTACTCGTGGAAGACACGTGGTGTGTCCGCACCAGCTTGGCGTATCCTCTGTGGTCCAGGATGATGTTCTCAGGTTTGAGGTCTCTGTAGATGATCCCTCTGGAGTGCAGGAAGGCCAGCGCCTCTATGACACAGCCGGTGTAGAACCGAGTGGTGCTGTCGTCAAACGACCCCCTGAAAGACGAAGGAGCGACGCTGAGGACTTCGTCGTCCTTCAGAGGTgaaaacacaaacgcacacgATCACACACCTGTCTCGCAGGAGCGTCCACAGTTCTCCTCCGAGGCAAGCCTCCAGAAGCATGTAGAGGTATTTGGAGTCCCTGAAAGTCCGATACAACCTGCAGGACGACGGGAGAgtctgacatttaaaagaaCTGTTTTATATGAAAACCCAAATCCCCAAAGTACACATGCGACACGTAAGATCACGTATGGGCAGAGCCTACGTGGTTCACGACTCAGTTTGAATGGCGTCGGACCTGATGATGAATGGACTGTGAGCCTCCATCATGATGCGGCGCTCGGACAGGATGTGGCCCTGCTGGCTGGTGTCCACGATGTGACGCTTCTTCAACACTTTGAGGGCAAACGATCGACTGGTGTCATTCTTGAAGTGCACCTAAACACAAGATCACCCGTTCAGCACAGACGAGAATATCATGCATGTACAAATTATCATCCACGCATACACCCACCAGCTCCACGCGACTGAAGCCTCCCATCCCCAGAGTGCAGACGATATTGAAATCACTGAGTGACACCCTGGAGAAGAAATCTGCCTCCACCTGCAGTCTGCACAGTGAAGGACgtgtggaggagaaagaaattaCATGATGAACGTGCAAATTTAACTCaaactttaaatacattttctgcaaaTGTGGCAGAAGGAAATGTGATGTTCCCTTCACTCCTGTGGATATCAGTTTATGGGGACAAACAGCAGGTGGAGCTATTTCTCCAGCCGTTAAACCACTGAATATGATTTGATGTGACCAGCCgggctgctgctggtggatGAGCCAGTGAATGAAAGACGACTTCTGTCCTCTGCCTGAACCTCCCTCAGTCAGTTCAGTCTTCAGGCGTGTTGGAGGTGTTTCCGACCTCGTGAGATTTAATGTAAAGTGACTCAGGTGTTTAGTCAGGCAGGTGAATGTGTGAAGGACATTACCATAACGAGTCTTAAAGGGGCCCGAACTTGTTCACCCGACCTTCCGCAGCAGCTGTTACGCGAGCCTTTTacatacatgaacacaaaaatatgaatgaacTCACTTTGCCTTGACTTCATCGCTGTCATACTGCTTGTTGCTGACATCATCCAGTCCTCCAATCAGCTGCTTGAATGACCTGTGACAAACATATAAATGCAACACAAAGACGCCTTTGAAAAGTGAGTGCAAAGCGTCCGCAGCCTCCGTCGGCGTATAAAACTGATATTTATGGTTAACAAAGAtcccctctcactctctgtcgATGACCAGACATGTGACGTCTCCCACAGCCGTGACGCTGGCTGTACGAACGTCCTCTCTGCAACGGAGACGAAGAGACGACAACACAAGGCTCAGTCTGCGTTACTGACCAACTGTGTGCTTTTTGAATCCTGAACCCTGTATAGTCACTTCGAATGcctcagcagcattttgcaGAGGATTTTAATGTTCTTCGTGCTTCCCAGGAAGTCGTGTCTTCCATTCTTTTCCTCATGAAAGTTCTAAGAGGCTAAAACCTGGTTTGAAACTGGTACCATCTGAGTGAGGTTAAACTAAGTGTAGTGagtacaaaaggaaaaagaaatcttgacttgttgttttgtgctttggACTTGTGTGTGgtgacagctctgtgtgtgtgtgtgtgtgtgtgtgtgtgtgtgtgtgtgtgtgtgtctcaccctTTCAGAGCCTGCTCTCCAAACCAGTCCCCTTTACAGAGGGTCTTGACGGTCACCTGCTCGTCACTGGTCGAGCTCTGCTGAGAGACGTTTACCTGTGGACATCACAGTAACACAGTTAGGAGCTAAAACTGTCCTCCAGATGTTGTGAAATCCATTATCCGTCCTTTATCGGACGTTTGGCTTTGATTTTCAGCAGTGTGTGAAGCTGGTGGACGCACCAGTTGTTAATCGGTCTAATTTGTCTTTAATAACTCATTATGGGATGTGGCGGGTGTGTGATGGACGACGACGGAGGACGTGACTTCTCAGCGCTGCTTTCATCCTTCCCCGCTttccctttgtgttttcctctctgttaaTTGCTTTATTTTCACCTCCTAACAAGTCCATGGTTGTTTCGtcattcctcttcctcacctgtCCTTCGCTGATGATGAAGAATGTGTCTCCGGTGGCTCCCTGACGGATAATGTAATCAGAGTCGCTGTAATGAGTctgagggagagcagagagagatgagaatcATGTGTACACAATACCTCAGATCACCGAACTGGATGTTTCCAACCATTTGTATCTgtcaggaggaggaacagaTGGCAGAAACAGATATCTGAGAGCGAGTGCTTATAATAGAAAGTGTTTGGAAATCGTCACCTCctccaaaacatcagccagttTGCTGAGAACGTCCTCAGGTAGCGACTGGAAAGAGGGAACGCTGGCAGGAGAGTTCAGAGTGAGAGATGTGAGTCATCCTCATGTGGTGAGAGCTTCAAACAGTGAAGTGGAGAGCGTTGGGTATGAGCTGTACCTGCGGAGGAAGTCCGTGTACTGGGAATGTTTGATGAGACCCGTCCTCATCATGATGGTCTGGAAACACTGCCGGTCAATCGCCCAGAGTTTGATGTCAGTCagggctgcagacacacaaagacacgcGAAAGGCTCAAGGCGCTCAGTTTATTCTGCCGCCCGGGTTGCTAAAAGCACACGACTGTGTGGAtgatttgaaatgtttcacatcAGAAAAGACGCTGAACAAGTTTCCAAAAGCCACATCAGGGTTTGAATGTAGAGGCTGACTGTGAGCCGTTCTTCATCTGTGTGATTTTATGTATACGACAAGAGTCCTCACTGCtgccaaaaaacagaaaagaaaatgtcagccTGATCAGACTGGAGGGCCTGtaacatcagcatcagcactgaCACATCAGATTAGTTTTCTCAGTCCTCAGGGAGGTAAAGGTGTTCAGTCAGACATGACAGAGTCATCATGTGTCAGTGCTTCACAGGATAGTTAGTTAGTTAACTGCTTTATCTGAGCAGGAACTGACATCCAGACCTGTTTACATGAATTG includes:
- the LOC124051199 gene encoding cGMP-dependent protein kinase 1-like isoform X2 — its product is MAAVSKSGGTLRDLQLALQLKIEELRQRDALIDELELELDTKDDLIRQLQVELDRHRSASPHALSSGESAGTGVCSAAVQNPAGPDEPQRTKRQAISAEPTALDPSQLTDVTLTSYCKSKESSELIQKALMDNDFMKHLEHGQILTIMDCMHPTSLAKGCCVIQEGDDGSTVYVLEEGMVEVTKQGKKLCAIGPGKVFGELAILYNCTRTASVTALTDIKLWAIDRQCFQTIMMRTGLIKHSQYTDFLRSVPSFQSLPEDVLSKLADVLEETHYSDSDYIIRQGATGDTFFIISEGQVNVSQQSSTSDEQVTVKTLCKGDWFGEQALKGEDVRTASVTAVGDVTCLVIDRESFKQLIGGLDDVSNKQYDSDEVKAKLQVEADFFSRVSLSDFNIVCTLGMGGFSRVELVHFKNDTSRSFALKVLKKRHIVDTSQQGHILSERRIMMEAHSPFIIRLYRTFRDSKYLYMLLEACLGGELWTLLRDRGSFDDSTTRFYTGCVIEALAFLHSRGIIYRDLKPENIILDHRGYAKLVDFGFAKKVGLGKKTWTFCGTPEYVAPEIILNKGHDSSADCWSLGILVFELLSGSPPFSGSDPMKTYNIILRGIDMIEFPKKITKSAANLVKRLCRDNPSERLGNQKNGVKDIQKHKWFEGFNWDGLRQGTIDSPYTPAVDGPLDNSNFDYFAEDAEDPPPDEESGWDLEF
- the LOC124051199 gene encoding cGMP-dependent protein kinase 1-like isoform X3 yields the protein MAAVSKSGGTLRDLQLALQLKIEELRQRDALIDELELELDTKDDLIRQLQVELDRHRSASPHALSSGESAGTAAAVQNPAGPDEPQRTKRQAISAEPTALDPSQLTDVTLTSYCKSKESSELIQKALMDNDFMKHLEHGQILTIMDCMHPTSLAKGCCVIQEGDDGSTVYVLEEGMVEVTKQGKKLCAIGPGKVFGELAILYNCTRTASVTALTDIKLWAIDRQCFQTIMMRTGLIKHSQYTDFLRSVPSFQSLPEDVLSKLADVLEETHYSDSDYIIRQGATGDTFFIISEGQVNVSQQSSTSDEQVTVKTLCKGDWFGEQALKGEDVRTASVTAVGDVTCLVIDRESFKQLIGGLDDVSNKQYDSDEVKAKLQVEADFFSRVSLSDFNIVCTLGMGGFSRVELVHFKNDTSRSFALKVLKKRHIVDTSQQGHILSERRIMMEAHSPFIIRLYRTFRDSKYLYMLLEACLGGELWTLLRDRGSFDDSTTRFYTGCVIEALAFLHSRGIIYRDLKPENIILDHRGYAKLVDFGFAKKVGLGKKTWTFCGTPEYVAPEIILNKGHDSSADCWSLGILVFELLSGSPPFSGSDPMKTYNIILRGIDMIEFPKKITKSAANLVKRLCRDNPSERLGNQKNGVKDIQKHKWFEGFNWDGLRQGTIDSPYTPAVDGPLDNSNFDYFAEDAEDPPPDEESGWDLEF
- the LOC124051199 gene encoding cGMP-dependent protein kinase 1-like isoform X1, with the translated sequence MAAVSKSGGTLRDLQLALQLKIEELRQRDALIDELELELDTKDDLIRQLQVELDRHRSASPHALSSGESAGTGVCSAAAVQNPAGPDEPQRTKRQAISAEPTALDPSQLTDVTLTSYCKSKESSELIQKALMDNDFMKHLEHGQILTIMDCMHPTSLAKGCCVIQEGDDGSTVYVLEEGMVEVTKQGKKLCAIGPGKVFGELAILYNCTRTASVTALTDIKLWAIDRQCFQTIMMRTGLIKHSQYTDFLRSVPSFQSLPEDVLSKLADVLEETHYSDSDYIIRQGATGDTFFIISEGQVNVSQQSSTSDEQVTVKTLCKGDWFGEQALKGEDVRTASVTAVGDVTCLVIDRESFKQLIGGLDDVSNKQYDSDEVKAKLQVEADFFSRVSLSDFNIVCTLGMGGFSRVELVHFKNDTSRSFALKVLKKRHIVDTSQQGHILSERRIMMEAHSPFIIRLYRTFRDSKYLYMLLEACLGGELWTLLRDRGSFDDSTTRFYTGCVIEALAFLHSRGIIYRDLKPENIILDHRGYAKLVDFGFAKKVGLGKKTWTFCGTPEYVAPEIILNKGHDSSADCWSLGILVFELLSGSPPFSGSDPMKTYNIILRGIDMIEFPKKITKSAANLVKRLCRDNPSERLGNQKNGVKDIQKHKWFEGFNWDGLRQGTIDSPYTPAVDGPLDNSNFDYFAEDAEDPPPDEESGWDLEF
- the LOC124051199 gene encoding cGMP-dependent protein kinase 1-like isoform X4; translation: MAAVSKSGGTLRDLQLALQLKIEELRQRDALIDELELELDTKDDLIRQLQVELDRHRSASPHALSSGESAGTAAVQNPAGPDEPQRTKRQAISAEPTALDPSQLTDVTLTSYCKSKESSELIQKALMDNDFMKHLEHGQILTIMDCMHPTSLAKGCCVIQEGDDGSTVYVLEEGMVEVTKQGKKLCAIGPGKVFGELAILYNCTRTASVTALTDIKLWAIDRQCFQTIMMRTGLIKHSQYTDFLRSVPSFQSLPEDVLSKLADVLEETHYSDSDYIIRQGATGDTFFIISEGQVNVSQQSSTSDEQVTVKTLCKGDWFGEQALKGEDVRTASVTAVGDVTCLVIDRESFKQLIGGLDDVSNKQYDSDEVKAKLQVEADFFSRVSLSDFNIVCTLGMGGFSRVELVHFKNDTSRSFALKVLKKRHIVDTSQQGHILSERRIMMEAHSPFIIRLYRTFRDSKYLYMLLEACLGGELWTLLRDRGSFDDSTTRFYTGCVIEALAFLHSRGIIYRDLKPENIILDHRGYAKLVDFGFAKKVGLGKKTWTFCGTPEYVAPEIILNKGHDSSADCWSLGILVFELLSGSPPFSGSDPMKTYNIILRGIDMIEFPKKITKSAANLVKRLCRDNPSERLGNQKNGVKDIQKHKWFEGFNWDGLRQGTIDSPYTPAVDGPLDNSNFDYFAEDAEDPPPDEESGWDLEF